The proteins below come from a single Balaenoptera musculus isolate JJ_BM4_2016_0621 chromosome 1, mBalMus1.pri.v3, whole genome shotgun sequence genomic window:
- the LOC118902845 gene encoding 40S ribosomal protein S27-like isoform X1, with amino-acid sequence MPLAKDLLHPSPEEKRTHKKKHLVQSPNSYFMDLKCPGCYKITTIFSHAQTVVLCVGCSTILCQPTGGKARLTEGCSFRWKQH; translated from the coding sequence ATGCCTCTCGCAAAGGATCTCCTTCATCCCTCTCCAGAAGAGAAGAGGACACACAAGAAGAAGCACCTGGTGCAGAGCCCCAATTCCTATTTCATGGATTTGAAATGCCCAGGATGCTATAAAATCACCACCATCTTTAGCCATGCACAAACAGTAGTTTTGTGTGTTGGCTGCTCTACCATCCTCTGCCAGCCTACAGGAGGAAAAGCAAGGCTTACAGAAGGATGCTCCTTCAGATGGAAGCAGCACTAA
- the LOC118902845 gene encoding 40S ribosomal protein S27-like isoform X2, whose translation MDLKCPGCYKITTIFSHAQTVVLCVGCSTILCQPTGGKARLTEGCSFRWKQH comes from the coding sequence ATGGATTTGAAATGCCCAGGATGCTATAAAATCACCACCATCTTTAGCCATGCACAAACAGTAGTTTTGTGTGTTGGCTGCTCTACCATCCTCTGCCAGCCTACAGGAGGAAAAGCAAGGCTTACAGAAGGATGCTCCTTCAGATGGAAGCAGCACTAA